The Streptomyces bacillaris sequence GCTCCGGACTCTGGCGGCTGGCCGTCGCCGCCGGGGAGCAGGGGCGGGGATACGGGCGGTTCGCCGTGGGTGCGGTGAACGAGGAGATCCGGCGGCGCGGCGGGACGGTGTCGACGGTGACCTGGCACCCGGGGGAGGGCGGCCCGGAGGGGTTCTATCTCGGGCTCGGCTACCGCAAGCGGGGGCTGACCGCCGATGGTGAGTATCTCGGGGATCTGGACCTGACGGGCTGAGACGGGCCGGGGCGCCGACGCCGGCCGGCCCCGGGGCGCCGCCTCCCGAAGAAGCACCGCGCCCCGGGCCCGCACGGCCTCCGCACTACCCTCCGTACCGCAGATACCTCCGCCGCTTCGCCCGGAACGCCGTCAGGTCCGCCTGCCACGCGGCCACCACCGCGTCCGTGTCCGCCCCCGCGTCGATCATGGTGCGGACCCTGGTGTTCCCGGTGAGCTTGTCGATCCAGTTGTCCGGGCGCCAGGCGAACCCGCTCCACGTCCGCTTCGCCGTCACCAGCAGGCCGATGCCCGTACGGACCGGGTCGAAGACCTCCCGGTCCTGGACGTGCACCTGCACCCCGCCCACCGTCTTCCCCTGGAACTTGGAGAACGTCGGCGCGAAGTACGCTTCCCGGAAGGCGACCCCCGGCAGCCGCAGCGCGTTGGCTGCGGCGGCCCAGTGGCGGTCGATGCCCTCCGCGCCCAGCAGTTCGAAGGGGCGTGTGGTGCCCCGGCCCTCGGAGAGGTTGGTGCCCTCGAAGAGGCAGGTGCCGGAGTAGACGAGGGCTGTCTCCGGCGTCGGCATGTTCGGGCTCGGCGGCACCCACGGCAGCCCGGTCGCGTCGAAGAAGTCCGACCGCCGCCACCCGGACATCATCACCACCTCCAGCCGCACCGGGTTCTCGTGCAGGAACTCCGCGTTGAAGAGCAGCGCCAGCTCCGCCACCGTCATCCCGTGCGCCTGGGCGATCTCCCGGCGGCCGACGAACGTGGCGAACGCCGGGTCCAGCACCGGCCCCAGCGCCGCCCGCCCGGTCACCGGGTTCGGCCGGTCCAGCACCACCAGCCGCTTGCCCGCGAGCGCGGCCGCCTCCATGCAGTCGTACAGCGTCCAGATGTACGTGTAGAAGCGGGCGCCCGCGTCCTGGATGTCGAAGAGCACCGTGTCCACGCCCGACGCGGTGAAGATGTCCGCGAGGTCCTGGCCGCTCTTGAGGTACGTGTCGTAGACCGGCAGCCCGGTCGCCGGGTCGTCGTACCGGCCCTCCGAACCGCCCGCCTGCGCGGTGCCCCGGAAGCCGTGTTCGGGGCCGAAGACGGCGGTCAGGTTCACCCGGGCGTCCTCGTGCATCACGTCGACGATGTGCCGTACGTCGGCGGTGACCCCGGTCGGGTTGGTGACGATCCCCACCTTCCGGCCGCGCAGCAGCCGGTAGCCGTCGGCGGCCAGCCGGTCGAAGCCGGTACGGACCCGGGGGCGGCCCCGGTCCCGTACGGAAGCGGCCGATGCGGCGGCGGGAGCGCTGCCGGTCGCCGCCAGTGCTCCCAGGGCGCCGCCCGCCGCCAGCACACCACGTCGGGACAGATTCATTCCGCTACCTCCATGATCGTGCGCCGACTGTCATGGCCACGCACGCTAGCGCGGCGGCGGGCCGCGCGGAACGACCCGGGCCGTGGCGACCGCCCGCGCCCACCGGCCGCTCCGGGGCCTTTCCCGATGACATACCGACCGGTTAGTCTGTCGGTGCTGACGGACCGGAATGCGGGCGTACGGGAGAGGCGGGACGGCGATGACGACAGGTGGGGCGGACACGGTGCGGGGTGCCGGTGTGGTGGTCACGGGGGCCGCGGGCGGCATCGGCGCCGCCCTGGCCCGCCGGTTCGCCGGGCAGGGCGCGCGGGTCGTCGTCAACGACCTGGACCCCGCCCGTATCGAACCGCTCGCGAAGGAGATCGGCGGGATCGCCGTCACCGGGGACGCCTCGCACATCGTGGAAGCCGCCCGGGACGCGCTGGACGGCACGGTGGACATCTACTGCGCCAACGCCGGACTCGCCTCGCCCGGTGACGTGTTCGCGGACGAGGAGGTCTGGGCAGCCGCCTGGGACGTCAACGTGATGGCCCACGTCCGCGCGGCCAGGGCCCTGCTGCCGCAGTGGCTGGAGCGCGGCGACGGGCGGTTCGTCACCACCGCCTCCGCCGCCGGACTGCTGACGATGATCGGCGCGGCCCCCTACAGCGTCACCAAGCACGGGGCGGTCGCCTTCGCGGAGTGGCTCTCGCTCACCTACCGCCACCGCGGCGTCAAGGTCCACGCGATCTGCCCGCAGGGGGTGCGGACGGATATGCTCACCGCCGCGGGTTCGGCCGGTGAGCTGGTGCTCGCCCCCGGGGCCATCGAGCCGGACGCCGTCGCCGACGCGCTGTTCGACGCGATGGCGGCCGACCGCTTCCTGGTCCTGCCGCACCCCGAGGTCGCCGGGTACTACCGGGCCCGCGCCGAGGACCCCGACCGATGGATGGGCAACATGAACCGCCTCCAGCAGAAGTGGGAGGCGACCGGTCCATGACCGACCCGGCCCCCACCGGCTCCCGTTACGCCGCCAGGCCCTGGCTCGCCCTGCTCGGCGAGGCCCAGCGCGCCCCGGTCACCCCGCCCCCGACCGTGCTGCACGCCTTCCGGGCCGCCGCCGGACGGGCCCCGGACCGTACGGCCCTCGCCTACTTCGACGGGCGCCTGAGCTACCGGGAGGCCGACGCGCTCTCCGACTCGGTGGCAGGACACCTCGCCGCCCGGGGGCTGCGGCGCGGCGACCGGGTCGCGGTCATGCTCCAGAACAGCCCGCACTTCGTCCTGGCGCTCCTCGGCGCGTGGAAGGCCGGGGCCACCGTCGTACCGCTCAATCCGATGTACCGGTCCGGCGAGGTGGGCCACGCGCTGCGCGACGCCGGGGTCACCGCACTGGTCTGCTCGGACCGGGCCTGGGCGGAGTACCTGCGGGAGACCGCGGCCGCCGCCCCGGATCTGCGCATCGCGCTCACCGCCTGCGAGCGGGACCTCCAGAGCGTGGACGACCCCCGGGTCTTCCGCTCCGAGCGGCTTCCCGCCCCCGGACCCGACGATCCGGCCGACGATCTGCTGGCCGTCGCCCGCGCCGGTCACGCACCCCCGGCCGGGCGGGAGCCGGCCGCCGCCGACACCGCGCTGATCAGCTACACCTCCGGGACCAGCGGCACCCCCAAGGGCGCCATGAACTCCCACGCCAACATCGCGTACAACGCCGAGCGGCAGCGCGTCGGGCAGCCCGTCCCCGAGGGGTCCGGCTACTTCGCGCTCGCCCCGCTCTTCCACATCACCGGCATGGTCTGCCAGTTCGCCGCCTGCACGGCCAACGCGGGCACGCTGGTCCTGACCCACCGCTTCGAGCCGGGCGTCGTCCTCGAAGCCTTCGCCGCCCACCGCCCCGCCTACGCGATCGGCCCCGCCGCCGCCTTCATGGCCCTGGCCGCCCACCCGGACGCCACCCCGGACCACTTCGCCTCCTTCCGGCAGCTCTCCTCCGGCGGCGCCCCGCTGCCGCCCGCGCTGGTGGAGCGGTTCCGCGCCGGCTTCGGCCCGTATCTGCGCAACGGCTACGGCCTCACCGAGTGCACCGCCCCCTGCGCCTCCGTCCCGCCCGGCCGGGAGGCCCCGGTGGACCCGGTCTCCGGGACCCTCTCCGTCGGGGTGCCCGGCGCCGACACGGTCGCACGGATCCTCGACGAGGCGGGGCGTGAGGTGCCCTTCGGGGAGCAGGGCGAGATCGCCGTGCGCGGCCCCCAGGTCGTCCCCGGCTACTGGAACCTCCCCGAGGCCACGGCCGCCGCCTTCCCGGACGGCGAGCTGCGCACCGGCGACATCGGGTTCATGGACGCGGCGGGGTGGCTCTACGTCGTCGACCGCAAGAAGGACATGATCAACGCCTCCGGCTTCAAGGTCTGGCCGCGCGAGGTGGAGGACGTCCTGTACACCCACCCGGCGGTGCGCGAGGCGGCGGTCGTGGGCGTGCCCGACGCGTACCGGGGGGAGACCGTACGGGCCTATGTCAGTCTGCGTCCGGGCACATCCGTCGAACCGGGCGAGCTGGGGACGTACTGCAAGGAAAGGCTCGCCGCGTACAAGTATCCGCGCGAGGTGGAGATCCTGACCGAGCTGCCGAAGACCACGAGTGGGAAGATCCTCAGGCGGGAACTGCGTTCCTCCCGTTAGAACCTCGTCGAAACAGTGAACGCACGGTATGAAAGGCAGGTGGCGGCTCATGGCCAAGGCGACGGAGCAGAACGGCACGCCCGTCCCCCAGAGGCTGCTGGCCACCGCCACCCGGCTCTTCGCCGAGCGCGGGTACGACCGCACCTCGGTGCAGGAGATCGTCGAGGCGGCGGGCGTCACCAAGGGGGCGCTCTACCACTACTTCGGCTCCAAGGAGGACCTGCTCCAGGAGGTGTACGCCCGGGTGCTGCGGCTCCAGCAGGAGCGGCTCGACGCCTTCGCGGACGCCGACGCCCCCGTCGAGCAGCGGCTGCGCGACGCGGCGGCCGACGTGGTCGTCACGACCATCGACAACCTGGACGACGCGGCGATCTTCTTCCGCTCCATGCACCACCTGAGCCCGGAGAAGAACAAGCAGGTACGGGTGGAGCGCCGCCGCTACCACGAGCGGTTCCGGGCTCTGATCGAGGAGGGCCAGCGCAGCGGTGTCTTCTCCACCGCCACCCCCGCCGACCTGGTGGTCGACTACCACTTCGGCTCGGTCCACCACCTCTCCACCTGGTACCGCCCGGACGGCCCGCTCACCCGCGAGCAGGTCGCCGGCCACCTCGCGGACCTGCTGCTGCGGGCCCTGCGCCCGTAGCGCGCCGGGGAGTGCGGGGGAGCACCGGGGAGCGCGGGGGGAACACCGGGGAAGTACGTAACACCGCCCTGATCAGGGCCGGTTGAACACATCCAAACACCGATATGTGTTCGTTAATGGAACTGGCATGTCCGCTTTCCGCTCTTGACGGAACACTGTCACCTCATTGACCATCGGTCACGCATCGCACGGCCGCCCACCGACATGGGCGGCCGGGCCCGGTGCGTACCACCAGCTCCAGGACCCGGCCGTACGTTCCACACGTGCGACGCGGCCGGGTACCCCCCGCACGTTCCGTCAGTCCCCGAACGGAATCCGGAGCCCCACCATGAGACCGAACCGCCTCACCCTGCGCAGATCCCCGGCGGCCGTCGCCGCCGTGGCCGTCGCGGCCCTGCTCTCCACCGCCGCGCCCGCCGCGCAGGCCGCCGCCCCGGCGACCACCGCCACGGTGGCAGCCGCCGCCGCGCCGGACATCCCGCTGGCCAACGTCAAGGGCCACCTCACGCAGTTCTCGACGATCGCCGCCAACAACGGCGGCAACCGCGCCCACGGCCGCCCCGGCTACAAGGCGTCCGTCGACTATGTGAGGGCCAAGCTCGACGCGGCCGGATACACCACGTCCCTCCAGCAGTTCACCACCAGCGGAGCCGTGGGCTACAACCTCATAGCCGACTGGCCCGGCGGCGACCCGAACAAGGTCGTGATGGCCGGAGCCCACCTGGACTCCGTCTCCTCCGGCGCCGGCATCAACGACAACGCCTCCGGCTCGGCCGCCGTCCTGGAGACCGCCCTCGCCGTCTCGCGCGCCGGGTACCAGCCCGACAAGCACCTGCGGTTCGCCTGGTGGGGAGCGGAGGAGCTGGGCCTGATCGGCTCCAAGTACTACGTCAACAACCTCCCGGCCGCCGAGCGTTCGAAGATCTCCGGCTACCTCAACTTCGACATGATCGGCTCGCCCAACGCCGGTTACTTCGTCTACGACGACGACCCGGTCATCGAGAAGACCTTCAAGGACTACTTCGCGGGCCTCGGCGTGCCCACCGAGATCGAGACCGAGGGCGACGGCCGCTCCGACCACGCCCCGTTCAAGGCTGCGGGCGTCCCCGTCGGCGGCCTCTTCACCGGCGCCAGCCGCACCAAGACCGCGGCCCAGGTGCAGAAGTGGGGCGGAACCCAGGGCCAGGCCTTCGACCGCTGCTACCACACCTCCTGCGACACCACGGCGAACATCAACGACACCGCCCTGGACCGCAACAGCGACGCCGCCGCCCACGCGATCTGGACCCTCTCCGCGGGCTCCACGGGCGAGCCGCCCACCGGCACCGTCTTCACCAACGACGCGGACGTCGCCATCCCGGACGCCGGGGCGGCCGTCACCTCCTCGATCACCGTCTCCGGACGGACCGGCAACGCCCCCGCCGCACTCCAGGTGGGCGTGGACATCAAGCACACCTACCGCGGTGACCTGGTGATCGACCTGCTGGCCCCGGACGGCGCCGCCTTCCGGCTGAAGAACTCCAGCAGCGGCGACTCGGCGGACAACGTCATCACGACGTACACCGTCAACGCCTCCGCCAAGGCGGCCAACGGCGTCTGGAAGCTCCGGGTGCAGGACGTCTACCGGTCCGACACCGGCTACATCGACAGCTGGAAGCTCACCTTCTGAGGACGGGTGACGTCGGTGCGGCCCCCTCTCGCCGGAGGGGGCCGCACCCCGTTCTCACACGTACTTCTTGATCTCCCGCCGGGCCAGCGACCGCTGGTGCACCTCGTCCGGCCCGTCCGCCAGCCGCAGCGTCCGCGCCGAGGCCCACAGCTCCGCCAGCGGGAAGTCCTGGCTCACCCCACCCGCCCCGTGCAACTGCACCGCCGAGTCCAGGATGTCCACCACCGCGCGCGGAGTGGCGATCTTGATGGCCTGGATCTCCGTGTGCGCGCCCTTGTTGCCCACGGTGTCCATCAGCCAGGCCGTCTTCAGCACCAGCAGCCGCAACTGCTCCACCGTCACCCGGGCGTCCGCGATCCAGTTCTGCACGACCCCCTGCGCGGCCAGCGGCTTGCCGAACGCCGTACGGTCCACCGCCCGGCGGCACATCAGCTCGATGGCCCGCTCCGCCATCCCGATCAGCCGCATGCAGTGGTGGATCCGCCCCGGCCCCAGCCGCGCCTGGGCGATGGCGAAGCCGCCGCCCTCCTCCCCGACCAGGTTGGCCACCGGCACCCGCACGTCGTGGAAGACCACCTCCGCGTGGCCCCCGTGGGAGTGGTCCTCGTACCCGTACACCCGCATCGCCCGCCGCACCTCGACGCCCGGGGTGTCGCGCGGCACCAGGATCATCGACTGCTGGCGGCGGAGGTCGTTCCCGTCCGGGTCGGTCTTGCCCATCACGATGAAGACCGCGCAGTCGGGGTTCATCGCCCCGGAGATGTACCACTTGCGTCCGTTGATGACGTAGTCATCGCCGTCCCGGATCATCCGGGTCTCGATGTTCGTCGCGTCCGAGGACGCCACCTCCGGCTCCGTCATCGCGAACGCGGAGCGGATCTCCCCGGCGAGCAGCGGCTCCAGCCACTGCTTCCTCTGCTCCTCCGTGCCGAACTGGAAGAGCACCTCCATGTTCCCGGTGTCCGGCGCCGCGCAGTTCGTCGCGGTCGGCGCGAGGTGCGGGGAGCGGCCGGTGATCTCCGCGAGCGGCGCGTACTGGAGGTTCGTCAGCCCGGCCCCGTACGCCGCGTCCGGCAGGAAGAGGTTCCACAGCCCCTGCCGCCGCGCCTCGGCCTTCAGCTCCCCGACGACCGCGGGCGTGTCCCACGGCGAGGCGAGCAGCGCCCGCTGCTCCTCTGCGACCGGCTCGGCCGGATACACGTGCTCGTCCATGAAGGTGAGCAGCCGGGAGCGCAGCTCCTCGGTACGGGCGTCGAATGCGAAGTCCATGGGTGGTCAGCCTTCCTGCAGGGTGGTGAGGCCGTGCTCGATGAAGACCGGGACCAGTTCACCGATCCGGTCGAAGCCCGCGCCGACGGTCTGGCCGAGGGTGTAGCGGTAGTGGATGCCCTCCAGGATCACGGCGAGCTTGAACCAGGCGAACGCGGTGTACCAGGAGATGGCGGAGGTGTCCCGGCCCGACCCGGCGGCGTACCGCTCGATCAGCTCGGCGGGGGAGGGGTGCCCGGCGGCGCCGCTGGTGGTGGAGACGGGGGAGTGCGGCAGACCGAGGTCGGAGCTGTACATCACGAGCAGCCCGAGGTCGGTCAGCGGATCGCCCAGCGTGGACATCTCCCAGTCCAGGACGGCGTTGATCCGCTCGTCGGGGCCGAGCAGCACGTTGTCCAGGCGGTAGTCGCCGTGGACGACCGTGGGCGCGGGCGACGCGGGCAGTTCGCGGCCGAGCGAGGCGTGCAGCTCGTCGATGCCGGCCAGTTCCCGGTTGCGGGAGGCGTCCAGCTGCTTGCCCCAGCGCCGCAACTGCCGGTCCAGGAACCCGTCGGGCCGCCCGAAGTCCCCGAGCCCCACGGCCTCCGGGTCCACCGCGTGCAGGTCGACCAGGGTGTCGACGAGCGCGAGGACGGCGGCCCGGGTGCGCTCGGGACCCAGCGGGGCGAGCTGTTCGGCGGTGCGGTACGGAACGCCCTCGACGTGCTCCATGACGTAGAAGGGCGCACCGAGCACGGTCTCGTCCTCGCAGAGCAGGACCGGCTCCGGCACGGGGACGGCGGTGGGGTGCAGGGCCCTGATCACCCGGTGCTCGCGCTTCATGTCGTGGGCGGTGGCCAGCACATGGCCCAGCGGCGGCCTGCGGACCACCCACCGCCCGGTCCCGTCGGTGACGGTGTACGTGAGGTTCGACCGCCCGCCCTCGATCAGCCGGGCCTCCAGCGGCCCGCGCACCAGCCCGGGGCGCTCGCGGTCGAGATGGCCGCGCAGCAGCTCGGGGTCGAGACCTGGTGGGGGACGGGGCTCATGGGGCGTACCTCCGGGCGATGGGACCAGGAAATCAGAACGGTCGGTGACCATGATGCCGACCAGTCGGTATGTCGTCCAGTGTGCTCCCGCGATCGGGCGCCGGGAACGCGTCCGCACCGCCCTCGTCGGCCTCCGGCACACCGGCCGCGACCCGAGCACCCCGCTGCCGCCGCACACCGTCGTCCGCCCTGAGTTGCGCGCGCCCTGACCTGCGCCGAAGGTCGAGGGATGAAGGCGATCAGCTACAGCGCGTACGGCTCGGCCGATGTCCTGGAGTACGGCGAGCGGCCCGACCCCAAGGTCGGCCCCGACGCGGTCCTGGTGAAGGTGCGGGCCGCCGCCGTCAACCCGGTCGACTGGAAGGCCCGCGAGGGGTTCCTGCAGGGCGGCCTCGAAGCCGTCTTCCCGGTGATCCCCGGCTGGGACGTCTCCGGGGTCGTCGTGCAACCGGGCGTCGCCGTCGACGAGTTCGCGGTCGGGGACGAGGTGATCGGCTACGTCCGGGAGGACTTCCTCTCCCGCGGTACGTTCGCGGAGTACGTCGCCGCCCCCGTGCGCACCCTCGCCCGCAAACCGCTCAGCCTGAGCTTCGAGGAGGCCGCCGGGCTGCCGCTGGCCGGGCTCACCGCGTACCAGGTGCTGCACCGCACCCTGAAGATCCGCGACGGCGACACCGTCCTGGTCCACGCGGCGGCGGGCGGGGTCGGCTCCCTCGCCGTGCAGATCGCCCGCCACGAGGGGTGCCGGGTCATCGGCACCGCCAGCGAGCGTAACCACGCGTACGTACGCGGCCTGGGCGGCGAGCCCGTCACGTACGGGGAGGGCCTCGCCGAGCGGCTGCGGGAACTGGTCCCCGACGGTTTCGACGCGGCCTTCGACACCGTGGGCGGGGAGGCGCTGCGGGTCTCGGCGGAGACCCCGGCCGAGGGCGGCCGGCTCGCCTCGATCGCGGACAGCGAGGTGTTCTCGTACGGCGGCCGCTACGCCTTCGTCCGCCCCGACGCGGCCGACCTGGCCCAGCTCGCGGAACTGGCCGAACAGGGCATCGTCACCGTCCACGTGGACCGGGTCTTCCCGCTGGATCAGGCGGCCGAGGCGTACCGGCTCAACCAGGAGGGACGTACGCGGGGGAAGATCGTCGTCACGGTGGACTGGGACGCCTGAACAGTCCTGGGGGCGCGCTCAGAACAGCATGGCCACCGCGAACACCGCGAACGCCACCGTGCACAGCGCCGCCGTCAGCGCCCCGCGCGGCGCGAACGGCTCCGGCCGGGCGACGCCCAGGCGCTGCACCCTGCGGTGGGCCACCGCCAGGAACCCCAGCCAGGCCACGGCGGTCAGCGCCACCGCCACCAGCGCGGCCGGGGTCGCACCGCTGTGCAGCGCCTGCCGCCCGGCGAGCAGCGCCACGACCGTGGCGGAGAGCGTGGTACGCCGCCACGCGAGCCGGGTCCGCTCGGGCTGCAGCCCGGGATCCCGCTCCCCGCCTCCGCCTTCGCTACGGCCCCCGCCCCCGTCCCGTACGACCGTCACCGGCTCTCCCAGCCGAAGAGGACCACCACCACCATCACGACGGCCGCCACCGCGACCACCAGGCCGAGCACCGTCGGGAAGCGGGAGACCGGCAGATCCTCCCCGCGCCGCATCGCCCGCTCGCACCGCACCCAGTGGTTGACCGCCCGCAGCGCGCACAGCACACCGGCGGCGAGCAGCCCGACGGCGAGCCCCGCCCGGACGCCCCAGGCCAGGTCGGGCAGGAACTGGTCCACGGCGAAGCCGCCGCCGATCAGGGCGAGGGCCGTCCTGATCCAGGCGAGGAACGTGCGCTCGTTGGCCAGGGAGAACCGGTAGTCGGGGGTGGCCCCCTCCTCCCGGATCCGCTGCGGCGCGAACCACAGGCGTACGCTCTGCGCGATCTTGTTCACACGGGCACCTTACGAGGTCAGAGCGCCCGGAACTCCTTGAGCCGCCGGTACGCCTCCACCCCGTCC is a genomic window containing:
- a CDS encoding exo-beta-N-acetylmuramidase NamZ family protein — encoded protein: MNLSRRGVLAAGGALGALAATGSAPAAASAASVRDRGRPRVRTGFDRLAADGYRLLRGRKVGIVTNPTGVTADVRHIVDVMHEDARVNLTAVFGPEHGFRGTAQAGGSEGRYDDPATGLPVYDTYLKSGQDLADIFTASGVDTVLFDIQDAGARFYTYIWTLYDCMEAAALAGKRLVVLDRPNPVTGRAALGPVLDPAFATFVGRREIAQAHGMTVAELALLFNAEFLHENPVRLEVVMMSGWRRSDFFDATGLPWVPPSPNMPTPETALVYSGTCLFEGTNLSEGRGTTRPFELLGAEGIDRHWAAAANALRLPGVAFREAYFAPTFSKFQGKTVGGVQVHVQDREVFDPVRTGIGLLVTAKRTWSGFAWRPDNWIDKLTGNTRVRTMIDAGADTDAVVAAWQADLTAFRAKRRRYLRYGG
- a CDS encoding SDR family oxidoreductase; its protein translation is MTTGGADTVRGAGVVVTGAAGGIGAALARRFAGQGARVVVNDLDPARIEPLAKEIGGIAVTGDASHIVEAARDALDGTVDIYCANAGLASPGDVFADEEVWAAAWDVNVMAHVRAARALLPQWLERGDGRFVTTASAAGLLTMIGAAPYSVTKHGAVAFAEWLSLTYRHRGVKVHAICPQGVRTDMLTAAGSAGELVLAPGAIEPDAVADALFDAMAADRFLVLPHPEVAGYYRARAEDPDRWMGNMNRLQQKWEATGP
- a CDS encoding class I adenylate-forming enzyme family protein, translating into MTDPAPTGSRYAARPWLALLGEAQRAPVTPPPTVLHAFRAAAGRAPDRTALAYFDGRLSYREADALSDSVAGHLAARGLRRGDRVAVMLQNSPHFVLALLGAWKAGATVVPLNPMYRSGEVGHALRDAGVTALVCSDRAWAEYLRETAAAAPDLRIALTACERDLQSVDDPRVFRSERLPAPGPDDPADDLLAVARAGHAPPAGREPAAADTALISYTSGTSGTPKGAMNSHANIAYNAERQRVGQPVPEGSGYFALAPLFHITGMVCQFAACTANAGTLVLTHRFEPGVVLEAFAAHRPAYAIGPAAAFMALAAHPDATPDHFASFRQLSSGGAPLPPALVERFRAGFGPYLRNGYGLTECTAPCASVPPGREAPVDPVSGTLSVGVPGADTVARILDEAGREVPFGEQGEIAVRGPQVVPGYWNLPEATAAAFPDGELRTGDIGFMDAAGWLYVVDRKKDMINASGFKVWPREVEDVLYTHPAVREAAVVGVPDAYRGETVRAYVSLRPGTSVEPGELGTYCKERLAAYKYPREVEILTELPKTTSGKILRRELRSSR
- a CDS encoding TetR/AcrR family transcriptional regulator, coding for MAKATEQNGTPVPQRLLATATRLFAERGYDRTSVQEIVEAAGVTKGALYHYFGSKEDLLQEVYARVLRLQQERLDAFADADAPVEQRLRDAAADVVVTTIDNLDDAAIFFRSMHHLSPEKNKQVRVERRRYHERFRALIEEGQRSGVFSTATPADLVVDYHFGSVHHLSTWYRPDGPLTREQVAGHLADLLLRALRP
- a CDS encoding M28 family metallopeptidase → MRPNRLTLRRSPAAVAAVAVAALLSTAAPAAQAAAPATTATVAAAAAPDIPLANVKGHLTQFSTIAANNGGNRAHGRPGYKASVDYVRAKLDAAGYTTSLQQFTTSGAVGYNLIADWPGGDPNKVVMAGAHLDSVSSGAGINDNASGSAAVLETALAVSRAGYQPDKHLRFAWWGAEELGLIGSKYYVNNLPAAERSKISGYLNFDMIGSPNAGYFVYDDDPVIEKTFKDYFAGLGVPTEIETEGDGRSDHAPFKAAGVPVGGLFTGASRTKTAAQVQKWGGTQGQAFDRCYHTSCDTTANINDTALDRNSDAAAHAIWTLSAGSTGEPPTGTVFTNDADVAIPDAGAAVTSSITVSGRTGNAPAALQVGVDIKHTYRGDLVIDLLAPDGAAFRLKNSSSGDSADNVITTYTVNASAKAANGVWKLRVQDVYRSDTGYIDSWKLTF
- a CDS encoding acyl-CoA dehydrogenase family protein, giving the protein MDFAFDARTEELRSRLLTFMDEHVYPAEPVAEEQRALLASPWDTPAVVGELKAEARRQGLWNLFLPDAAYGAGLTNLQYAPLAEITGRSPHLAPTATNCAAPDTGNMEVLFQFGTEEQRKQWLEPLLAGEIRSAFAMTEPEVASSDATNIETRMIRDGDDYVINGRKWYISGAMNPDCAVFIVMGKTDPDGNDLRRQQSMILVPRDTPGVEVRRAMRVYGYEDHSHGGHAEVVFHDVRVPVANLVGEEGGGFAIAQARLGPGRIHHCMRLIGMAERAIELMCRRAVDRTAFGKPLAAQGVVQNWIADARVTVEQLRLLVLKTAWLMDTVGNKGAHTEIQAIKIATPRAVVDILDSAVQLHGAGGVSQDFPLAELWASARTLRLADGPDEVHQRSLARREIKKYV
- a CDS encoding phosphotransferase family protein; its protein translation is MVTDRSDFLVPSPGGTPHEPRPPPGLDPELLRGHLDRERPGLVRGPLEARLIEGGRSNLTYTVTDGTGRWVVRRPPLGHVLATAHDMKREHRVIRALHPTAVPVPEPVLLCEDETVLGAPFYVMEHVEGVPYRTAEQLAPLGPERTRAAVLALVDTLVDLHAVDPEAVGLGDFGRPDGFLDRQLRRWGKQLDASRNRELAGIDELHASLGRELPASPAPTVVHGDYRLDNVLLGPDERINAVLDWEMSTLGDPLTDLGLLVMYSSDLGLPHSPVSTTSGAAGHPSPAELIERYAAGSGRDTSAISWYTAFAWFKLAVILEGIHYRYTLGQTVGAGFDRIGELVPVFIEHGLTTLQEG
- a CDS encoding NADP-dependent oxidoreductase — protein: MKAISYSAYGSADVLEYGERPDPKVGPDAVLVKVRAAAVNPVDWKAREGFLQGGLEAVFPVIPGWDVSGVVVQPGVAVDEFAVGDEVIGYVREDFLSRGTFAEYVAAPVRTLARKPLSLSFEEAAGLPLAGLTAYQVLHRTLKIRDGDTVLVHAAAGGVGSLAVQIARHEGCRVIGTASERNHAYVRGLGGEPVTYGEGLAERLRELVPDGFDAAFDTVGGEALRVSAETPAEGGRLASIADSEVFSYGGRYAFVRPDAADLAQLAELAEQGIVTVHVDRVFPLDQAAEAYRLNQEGRTRGKIVVTVDWDA
- a CDS encoding DUF202 domain-containing protein, giving the protein MTVVRDGGGGRSEGGGGERDPGLQPERTRLAWRRTTLSATVVALLAGRQALHSGATPAALVAVALTAVAWLGFLAVAHRRVQRLGVARPEPFAPRGALTAALCTVAFAVFAVAMLF
- a CDS encoding YidH family protein gives rise to the protein MNKIAQSVRLWFAPQRIREEGATPDYRFSLANERTFLAWIRTALALIGGGFAVDQFLPDLAWGVRAGLAVGLLAAGVLCALRAVNHWVRCERAMRRGEDLPVSRFPTVLGLVVAVAAVVMVVVVLFGWESR